From a region of the Butyrivibrio sp. AE3004 genome:
- a CDS encoding RnfABCDGE type electron transport complex subunit G: MTDIKTMLKNALILFVITFVAGISLGAVYQVTKEPIAYQEQLSLIKANQAVFPDAADFEDAQLNEATASQILSNADYSKISILDVKKAVDGSGNGIGYVIQISSGGYGDKIVYSVGITNDSKVNGISLISINETPGLGMNAEKVIVPQFSGKPAAQFSVTKNAASSESEIEAISGATITSKAITYGVNAAVEYFQAELAN; this comes from the coding sequence ATGACAGATATAAAAACAATGCTGAAAAATGCACTCATTCTTTTCGTGATAACTTTTGTTGCCGGTATTTCACTTGGCGCTGTTTACCAGGTTACAAAGGAGCCTATAGCTTATCAGGAGCAGCTGTCTCTGATAAAAGCGAACCAGGCTGTTTTCCCCGATGCTGCAGATTTTGAAGATGCACAGTTAAATGAAGCTACTGCATCCCAAATTTTAAGCAATGCAGATTACAGTAAGATTTCCATTCTTGATGTGAAGAAAGCTGTTGACGGCTCCGGAAACGGAATAGGCTACGTTATTCAGATTTCAAGCGGCGGATACGGAGATAAGATAGTGTATTCTGTCGGAATTACAAATGATTCCAAAGTTAATGGGATTTCGCTTATCTCTATAAATGAAACTCCCGGCCTTGGAATGAATGCTGAGAAGGTTATTGTACCTCAGTTTTCAGGAAAGCCTGCAGCACAGTTTTCAGTTACTAAAAATGCAGCTTCTTCTGAGAGTGAGATTGAGGCAATTTCAGGTGCAACCATTACTTCGAAAGCAATAACATACGGTGTTAATGCAGCTGTTGAATATTTTCAGGCTGAGCTTGCCAATTAA
- a CDS encoding heparan-alpha-glucosaminide N-acetyltransferase — protein sequence MLAKNRLEIIDTIRGLTMISMILYHFCWDLKYINGMDMPWYGTFGSYLWQQSICWTFITISGFCMHFARKPVRNGIIVFLCGIIITCVTEIFLPEAPVYFGVLTMLGSCMILIGLAMKMIPAKIDPFWGLFVSIILFAMTKSINSGFINLFIKKLYLPQILFGQGGTDGLQNSFLTYLGFMQKGFYSSDYFSLMPWIFLFLAGYFLHDVLKSRFDSKIFHADIKPLSFLGRYSLLVYMLHQPVLYAVTMIIR from the coding sequence ATGTTGGCTAAGAATCGCCTTGAGATCATCGACACTATCAGAGGCTTAACGATGATAAGTATGATCCTGTATCATTTTTGCTGGGATCTTAAATATATAAACGGAATGGATATGCCATGGTACGGAACATTTGGCTCTTATCTGTGGCAACAGAGCATTTGCTGGACCTTTATTACTATTTCAGGCTTTTGCATGCATTTTGCAAGAAAGCCTGTAAGAAACGGTATAATTGTTTTTTTATGCGGCATCATCATAACCTGTGTTACAGAGATATTTCTTCCTGAAGCTCCGGTATATTTCGGGGTTCTTACAATGCTTGGCTCATGTATGATACTTATTGGCTTGGCCATGAAAATGATACCTGCAAAAATCGATCCCTTTTGGGGCCTCTTTGTCAGCATTATTTTGTTTGCAATGACAAAAAGTATAAATAGTGGATTTATCAATCTGTTTATAAAAAAGCTTTACCTTCCGCAGATCCTTTTCGGACAGGGTGGCACTGACGGATTGCAGAATTCCTTTTTGACATATTTGGGCTTTATGCAAAAGGGCTTTTATTCTTCGGATTATTTTTCACTTATGCCATGGATTTTTTTGTTTCTTGCCGGTTATTTTTTACATGATGTATTAAAAAGCAGATTTGATAGTAAAATTTTTCATGCGGACATAAAGCCGCTCTCGTTTTTGGGAAGATATTCACTTTTAGTATATATGCTTCATCAGCCTGTATTGTATGCAGTGACAATGATCATTCGATGA
- the pyk gene encoding pyruvate kinase, whose protein sequence is MRKTKIVCTIGPASESEEMIAALCKAGMNVARLNFSHGDHEEQLTRIKRIKKVRKELGLPIAILLDTKGPEYRIGTFKNGKVMLEAGKKFTFTTENIKGDDTIVSVSYKNLAKELFKGDRILLNNALLEFKVLSTDGVRIETEIVTGGELSDKKSMSFPGKHIKQVYLSEQDKSDILFGVENDVDFIACSFVSVKQDLVDVHEFLKAHNGNDKVQLIAKIENQSGYDNIEEICKECDGIMVARGDMGVEVPFEQLPAIQKDLITKCRMLGKRVITATEMLESMIHNPRPTRAETSDVANAVYDGTSAIMLSGETAAGAYPVQAVETMAKIAETTEQNIHYNRRFYNYDFIIKNDVDAISHATCGMAIDLDAKAIVACTLSGRTARMVSRFRSPVDIIGLTTNEKTWRWLSLSWAVTPKMCDVFPSTDVLFYSAKKVAIETFDLKEGDKIVITGGVTNGESGNTNLIKIEDV, encoded by the coding sequence ATGAGAAAGACAAAGATTGTATGTACAATTGGTCCTGCAAGCGAATCTGAGGAGATGATCGCAGCTCTTTGCAAGGCAGGAATGAACGTAGCAAGACTTAATTTTTCACACGGAGATCATGAGGAACAGCTTACAAGAATTAAGAGGATAAAAAAAGTACGTAAGGAATTGGGACTTCCTATTGCAATACTTTTGGATACGAAGGGACCTGAATACAGAATAGGAACTTTTAAAAACGGCAAGGTTATGCTTGAAGCAGGTAAGAAGTTCACATTTACCACCGAGAATATTAAGGGTGATGACACAATAGTTTCCGTAAGCTATAAGAATCTGGCTAAGGAGCTTTTTAAAGGTGACAGAATTCTTCTTAACAATGCACTTCTTGAGTTTAAGGTTCTTTCAACTGATGGTGTCAGGATTGAAACAGAGATAGTAACAGGAGGAGAGCTTTCCGATAAGAAGAGCATGAGCTTCCCCGGAAAACATATTAAACAGGTTTATCTTTCAGAGCAGGATAAATCCGATATACTTTTCGGTGTTGAGAATGATGTTGATTTCATCGCATGCTCATTTGTTTCTGTAAAACAGGATCTTGTTGATGTTCACGAGTTCTTAAAAGCCCATAACGGCAATGACAAGGTTCAGCTTATAGCAAAGATTGAAAATCAGTCAGGCTATGATAACATCGAAGAAATCTGTAAGGAATGTGATGGAATCATGGTTGCCCGCGGTGATATGGGTGTTGAAGTTCCTTTTGAGCAGCTTCCTGCTATCCAGAAGGATCTTATAACAAAGTGCCGTATGCTTGGTAAACGTGTTATTACTGCTACAGAGATGCTTGAATCAATGATTCATAATCCTCGTCCCACAAGAGCAGAGACTTCTGACGTAGCTAATGCTGTTTATGACGGAACAAGTGCTATAATGCTTTCAGGCGAAACAGCTGCCGGTGCTTATCCTGTTCAGGCTGTAGAGACAATGGCTAAAATAGCAGAGACTACAGAGCAGAACATCCATTACAACAGGCGTTTTTACAATTATGATTTCATTATAAAAAATGATGTCGATGCTATTTCACATGCAACCTGTGGTATGGCAATAGACCTTGATGCAAAGGCTATTGTTGCATGCACGCTTTCGGGACGTACAGCCAGAATGGTATCAAGATTCCGTTCACCTGTTGATATTATTGGTCTTACAACTAATGAGAAGACCTGGAGATGGCTTTCACTTTCATGGGCTGTTACTCCCAAGATGTGTGATGTATTTCCTTCAACAGATGTTCTGTTCTACAGTGCTAAAAAGGTGGCTATTGAAACCTTTGACCTCAAAGAAGGTGATAAAATTGTTATCACAGGTGGTGTGACAAACGGTGAATCCGGTAACACCAATCTTATAAAAATTGAGGATGTTTGA
- a CDS encoding electron transport complex subunit E produces the protein MSEEKKGALGFKQDTPMERFLNGLIVENPTLVLMIGMCPTLAVTTSAINGLTMGLATTFVLALSNAVISLLRKVIPDTVRIPAFIVVIASFVTLVQLVMQAYVPVMYQALGVYIPLIVVNCIIFGRAEAYASKHKVIPSFFDGIGMGIGFTCAITVIGLFRELIGGGTMFDVQIFGEGSVVPGPVGYFFSQYQPIRIFIQQAGAFIVLAVLIAIMNQIKFNMEKKGKDTSKFGVGGCCSDVEIKDPKKVKEELLAKERAALETKPETIKLSDIKAPEKEPVPVGKSNEAIKEVITPGEEDKK, from the coding sequence ATGAGTGAAGAGAAAAAAGGAGCTTTAGGCTTCAAACAGGACACCCCTATGGAGCGTTTCCTGAACGGCCTTATAGTTGAAAATCCGACATTGGTTCTGATGATCGGTATGTGTCCTACACTTGCTGTTACAACGTCTGCCATAAACGGTCTTACCATGGGACTTGCAACAACATTTGTATTGGCACTTAGTAATGCGGTTATTTCGCTTTTGAGAAAAGTAATACCGGATACAGTGCGTATTCCTGCATTTATTGTAGTAATCGCATCTTTCGTTACATTGGTACAGCTGGTTATGCAGGCATATGTTCCTGTTATGTACCAGGCACTTGGTGTTTATATTCCGCTTATCGTTGTTAACTGTATTATCTTCGGTAGAGCAGAGGCGTATGCATCAAAGCACAAAGTTATTCCTTCCTTCTTTGACGGAATCGGAATGGGAATAGGTTTTACCTGTGCGATTACTGTTATCGGACTTTTCAGAGAACTTATCGGCGGCGGAACAATGTTTGACGTTCAGATATTTGGTGAAGGCTCTGTGGTTCCGGGACCTGTAGGGTATTTCTTCAGCCAGTATCAGCCTATTCGTATTTTTATTCAGCAGGCTGGCGCGTTTATTGTTCTTGCTGTACTTATTGCTATTATGAATCAGATTAAATTCAACATGGAAAAGAAGGGCAAAGATACTTCAAAATTTGGAGTAGGCGGATGCTGCAGCGATGTTGAAATTAAGGATCCAAAGAAGGTTAAGGAAGAACTTCTTGCAAAGGAGAGGGCTGCTCTTGAAACAAAGCCTGAAACTATCAAACTATCAGATATTAAGGCTCCTGAAAAAGAACCTGTACCTGTAGGAAAAAGTAATGAAGCAATAAAGGAAGTTATTACACCCGGAGAGGAGGATAAGAAATGA
- a CDS encoding RnfABCDGE type electron transport complex subunit D, which yields MSDMMKVSSNPHVRSSVTTSNIMMWVVIALLPAAGFGIYNFGIDALIILVLSVLSTVLTEFCYEKILNKKITVTDFSAVVTGLLLGMNLPCTAPWWLPIIGGIFAILVVKMLFGGLGQNFMNPALGARCFLLISFPALMTNFTTDTYTSATPLAALKAGEDVKVIDMIIGNIPGTIGETSMIAIVVGACILIMLGIIDLKIPGSYIISFVLFIILFGGHGLNGAYISAQLAGGGLMLGAFFMATDYVTCPITTKGKYIYGVFLGVLTGIFRVFGVSAEGVSYAIIIGNLIVPLIEKYTIPRAFGIRPVEKKEEKRA from the coding sequence ATGAGCGATATGATGAAAGTTTCGTCAAATCCGCATGTTCGGTCCAGTGTGACGACCTCAAACATCATGATGTGGGTTGTCATAGCACTTCTTCCGGCTGCAGGCTTTGGCATTTACAATTTCGGAATAGACGCACTGATAATACTCGTGCTTTCTGTGTTATCAACGGTTTTGACCGAATTTTGTTATGAAAAGATTTTAAACAAAAAGATAACGGTAACTGATTTTTCAGCGGTTGTAACAGGGCTTCTGCTTGGTATGAACCTTCCATGCACAGCTCCGTGGTGGCTTCCGATAATCGGCGGTATATTTGCAATCCTCGTTGTAAAGATGCTGTTTGGCGGCCTTGGACAGAACTTCATGAATCCGGCACTTGGTGCAAGATGCTTTTTGCTTATTTCGTTTCCGGCTCTCATGACCAACTTTACAACCGATACCTATACCTCAGCAACACCGCTTGCTGCATTAAAAGCAGGTGAGGATGTTAAGGTTATAGATATGATTATCGGTAATATCCCCGGAACTATTGGTGAGACCTCTATGATTGCCATAGTAGTCGGTGCATGTATTCTTATTATGCTTGGAATCATAGACTTAAAGATTCCCGGATCCTACATCATTTCATTTGTACTATTCATAATCCTGTTTGGTGGTCATGGACTTAACGGTGCATATATTTCCGCACAGCTTGCAGGTGGCGGTCTTATGCTTGGTGCATTCTTTATGGCCACGGATTATGTAACCTGTCCTATTACTACGAAGGGTAAATATATATATGGCGTTTTCCTCGGTGTTCTTACCGGAATCTTCCGTGTATTCGGGGTGTCCGCAGAGGGCGTTTCATATGCGATCATTATCGGTAATCTGATCGTTCCGCTTATCGAGAAATATACGATTCCGAGAGCGTTCGGTATCAGACCCGTAGAAAAGAAGGAGGAGAAAAGGGCATGA
- the rsxC gene encoding electron transport complex subunit RsxC, whose product MAKLTFVGGVHPYEGKELSKDKPIKEILPKGDLVYPISQHIGAPAKPIVEKGDHVLVGQKIAEAAGFVSAPIYASVSGTVKGIEKRRLATGGMCDSIIIENDGLYEEGEMLPTKPLEELTTKEKIDLIREAGVVGMGGAGFPTAVKLSPKEPEKIEYVIANCSECEPYLTSDYRRMIEDPELLLSGLRIAVSLFPNARGILAIEDNKPDCIAKFRELTKDDDKIMVKALQTKYPEGAERMLIYACTKREINSSMLPADAGCIVDNVDTLCAISRAVMEGRPLMERIVTITGDAVTDPRNYKVRIGTNYRELLDDAGGFVKAPAKIISGGPMMGFALFDLDVPTTKTASALTCLTEDAVSAMEPSACINCAKCVDVCPERLIPKNLADDVENGQEEKFLAEYGMECCECGCCSYICPARRQLTQLIKGMRKIQLGKRKK is encoded by the coding sequence ATGGCTAAATTAACTTTTGTGGGAGGAGTGCATCCTTACGAAGGTAAAGAACTTTCGAAGGATAAACCCATCAAGGAAATTCTGCCAAAGGGTGATCTTGTCTATCCGATATCTCAGCATATCGGAGCACCTGCAAAGCCTATTGTTGAAAAAGGCGATCATGTACTGGTGGGACAGAAGATTGCGGAAGCGGCAGGGTTCGTCTCAGCACCGATCTACGCATCGGTATCCGGAACAGTAAAGGGAATTGAGAAGCGCAGACTCGCTACAGGGGGTATGTGTGACAGTATCATCATCGAGAATGACGGCCTCTACGAAGAGGGCGAGATGCTTCCTACAAAGCCTCTTGAGGAACTTACAACCAAGGAAAAGATCGACCTCATACGTGAGGCCGGTGTTGTAGGTATGGGAGGTGCGGGATTCCCGACAGCAGTCAAATTATCTCCTAAAGAACCAGAGAAAATCGAATACGTAATTGCAAACTGCTCGGAGTGCGAGCCTTATCTTACGAGTGACTATCGTCGTATGATTGAGGATCCTGAGCTTCTTCTGAGTGGGCTTAGGATTGCGGTTTCGCTTTTTCCTAATGCAAGGGGGATTCTGGCCATTGAGGATAACAAGCCTGACTGTATTGCAAAATTCCGTGAACTCACAAAAGATGACGATAAGATAATGGTTAAAGCACTTCAGACTAAATATCCTGAAGGTGCTGAACGTATGCTTATTTATGCATGTACAAAGAGAGAGATAAATTCTTCAATGCTTCCTGCAGATGCAGGTTGCATAGTTGATAATGTTGATACTTTGTGTGCTATCAGCAGAGCGGTTATGGAAGGCAGACCTCTTATGGAGAGAATTGTTACCATAACCGGTGATGCGGTTACAGACCCCAGAAATTATAAGGTCAGAATAGGAACAAACTACAGAGAGCTTCTTGATGACGCAGGCGGCTTTGTCAAGGCTCCCGCAAAAATAATATCAGGCGGACCTATGATGGGATTTGCCCTGTTTGATCTTGATGTTCCCACGACCAAAACTGCATCGGCACTTACATGCCTTACAGAGGATGCTGTGTCAGCCATGGAACCAAGCGCTTGCATTAACTGTGCTAAGTGTGTTGATGTTTGCCCTGAGAGACTTATTCCCAAGAATCTGGCTGATGATGTCGAGAACGGACAGGAAGAAAAATTCCTTGCCGAATACGGTATGGAGTGCTGCGAGTGTGGATGCTGCAGTTACATTTGCCCTGCCAGAAGACAGCTCACTCAGCTGATCAAGGGTATGCGTAAGATACAGCTTGGAAAGAGGAAGAAGTAA
- a CDS encoding N-acetylmuramoyl-L-alanine amidase family protein translates to MKKRWITYVLICLMLTANACGNKATDIENQEAADTLFEQIPLEDDSNTENAQTDDTKIADENDTVISEQTGNENTGQDDASESEEVNTNEQALADDSKNENISDDKDNAENVDASAENSSNNLEQADASAKEELPADEAVEESSEETGEDLAENKTEEQNAGQSEAVNAVATQTPHTGGHIVVIDPGHQSKAMTDKEPNGPGSSTMKMKVTGGTSGRTTGLAEYQMALDVGLKLKAELTNRGYTVIMTRESNDVSLSNVDRAQIANNAGAEAFVRLHGNGSDDSSVNGAMTICQTPSNPYNGAYYSQSRKLSDCVLDAFVAATGCKKQYVWETDTMTGINWANVPSTIIEMGYMTNPTEDTNMASESYQTQMVLGIANGIDNFFAN, encoded by the coding sequence ATGAAAAAAAGATGGATAACCTATGTGCTTATATGTCTTATGCTTACAGCAAATGCCTGTGGCAATAAAGCTACCGATATCGAAAATCAAGAGGCTGCTGATACGCTGTTTGAACAGATACCGTTAGAAGATGACAGTAATACAGAAAATGCTCAAACTGATGATACAAAAATTGCTGATGAGAATGATACAGTCATAAGCGAGCAGACCGGCAACGAAAACACCGGCCAGGATGATGCTTCGGAAAGCGAAGAAGTAAATACAAATGAGCAGGCTCTTGCAGATGACAGTAAGAATGAGAATATTTCGGATGATAAAGACAACGCAGAAAACGTTGATGCTTCCGCAGAAAATAGTTCAAACAATTTAGAGCAGGCAGATGCCTCTGCAAAAGAAGAGCTGCCTGCTGACGAAGCTGTAGAAGAATCATCGGAAGAAACCGGAGAAGATTTAGCCGAAAACAAAACAGAAGAACAGAATGCGGGACAAAGTGAAGCTGTAAATGCTGTGGCAACGCAGACTCCACACACAGGAGGGCATATAGTTGTTATAGATCCCGGACATCAGTCAAAAGCCATGACTGATAAAGAACCAAACGGGCCGGGTTCGTCAACTATGAAAATGAAGGTGACCGGAGGTACTTCAGGAAGGACTACAGGGCTTGCTGAATACCAGATGGCCTTGGATGTAGGACTTAAGCTTAAGGCAGAACTGACTAATCGCGGATATACAGTTATAATGACGAGAGAGTCCAATGATGTAAGCTTAAGCAATGTAGACCGTGCACAGATTGCCAATAATGCAGGTGCGGAGGCATTTGTAAGATTACATGGAAATGGCAGCGATGACAGTTCCGTAAACGGTGCGATGACAATTTGTCAGACACCTTCTAATCCTTATAACGGAGCTTATTATTCACAATCAAGAAAGCTTTCGGATTGTGTGCTTGATGCTTTTGTTGCTGCTACCGGATGCAAAAAACAGTACGTGTGGGAAACGGATACCATGACAGGTATCAACTGGGCAAATGTTCCATCAACGATAATAGAGATGGGATATATGACCAATCCAACAGAGGATACGAATATGGCATCTGAAAGTTATCAGACACAAATGGTTTTAGGAATAGCAAACGGCATTGATAACTTTTTTGCAAACTGA
- a CDS encoding RnfABCDGE type electron transport complex subunit A: MTDTIIGLLSIMITASLVNNVVLSQFLGLCPFLGVSRKTETAFGMGMACVFVISLASLVTNAIYKFILSPLDLSFLQTIVFIMVIAMLVQFVEMFLKKFVVSLYQSLGVYLPLITTNCAVLGVALNNVTDGYSLLESTICGFATAVGFTIAIVILAGIREKIQFNDIPKPFKGMPTVLLAAGLMAIAFTGFSALR; this comes from the coding sequence ATGACAGATACCATAATCGGACTTTTATCCATAATGATAACGGCCTCTCTTGTTAATAACGTAGTACTTAGCCAATTCCTTGGACTGTGTCCTTTCCTTGGTGTTTCAAGAAAAACAGAGACGGCTTTTGGTATGGGTATGGCCTGTGTGTTTGTTATCTCACTGGCATCCCTTGTTACCAATGCGATTTACAAATTTATACTTTCACCACTTGATCTTTCATTTTTGCAGACCATTGTTTTCATAATGGTTATTGCGATGCTGGTTCAGTTCGTGGAAATGTTCCTTAAGAAATTCGTTGTATCCCTTTATCAGTCACTTGGTGTTTACCTTCCGCTTATCACAACAAACTGTGCGGTTCTCGGTGTAGCACTTAATAACGTAACAGACGGATACAGCCTTTTGGAGAGTACTATCTGCGGATTTGCAACAGCTGTAGGATTCACAATTGCGATTGTAATTCTTGCCGGCATTCGTGAAAAAATACAATTTAATGACATTCCCAAGCCTTTTAAAGGAATGCCTACTGTACTTCTGGCAGCCGGACTGATGGCAATTGCATTTACGGGATTTTCTGCATTACGATGA
- a CDS encoding ribonuclease H-like domain-containing protein produces MRIIDEIIEDAAEGYPLERICNSPEEILFIDIETTGLSPKSSVLYLIGCAYYKNGIWNLRQYFADKRGEEEDVLNAFMSFAKDFKILLHFNGDRFDLPFIKFKCDRFKIINVLESCVSLDIYKRLAPYKNVLGIPDCKQKTIELFLGIDRNDVYSGGELIKVYKDYLIEQDEKSYNLLLLHNADDVRGMFLLLPSLYYHDLFKSLLDRNVVLFRTDAPEYPQVRTGFSIDDCSDNENPDAVIDLPVRAMKVQANYYNDYQGKEKEEIIMKISLPDTLPSSIGGSADGCFFKAEGDTATLRIPLLETELKYFYNNYKDYYYLPSEDQALHKSVAQFVDKSHRVQATAANCYTRKPGQYLMEWDAIFSPVFKKDYDDKGLYFELTDDLKKSRAAMSLYAVHVMAHVIERA; encoded by the coding sequence ATGAGAATAATTGACGAAATTATCGAAGACGCAGCTGAAGGATATCCCCTTGAAAGGATCTGCAATTCCCCTGAAGAAATATTATTTATAGATATTGAGACTACCGGGCTTTCACCAAAAAGTAGCGTGCTTTACCTTATCGGATGTGCCTATTACAAAAACGGCATCTGGAATCTCAGACAATATTTTGCAGACAAGCGCGGTGAAGAAGAAGATGTACTAAATGCTTTTATGTCTTTTGCAAAGGACTTTAAAATCCTTCTTCATTTCAACGGTGACAGGTTTGATCTTCCGTTCATAAAGTTTAAATGTGACCGTTTCAAAATAATCAATGTGCTTGAAAGCTGTGTTTCACTTGATATATACAAGCGTCTTGCACCATATAAAAACGTATTGGGGATTCCCGACTGCAAGCAAAAAACTATCGAGCTTTTTCTCGGCATAGACAGAAATGATGTATATTCCGGTGGTGAGCTCATAAAAGTTTACAAGGATTATCTTATAGAACAGGATGAAAAATCATACAATCTCCTGCTTCTTCATAATGCAGATGATGTTCGAGGAATGTTTTTACTTCTTCCCTCGTTGTATTACCATGACCTGTTCAAATCACTTTTGGACAGAAATGTTGTCCTTTTCAGAACAGATGCTCCTGAATACCCTCAGGTAAGAACCGGCTTTTCAATTGACGATTGTTCCGATAATGAAAATCCTGATGCGGTTATAGATCTGCCTGTCAGAGCCATGAAGGTGCAGGCCAATTATTACAATGATTATCAAGGCAAAGAAAAAGAAGAGATCATCATGAAAATATCTCTTCCGGACACTCTTCCCTCATCAATTGGCGGATCTGCCGACGGCTGCTTTTTTAAAGCAGAAGGTGACACTGCAACCTTAAGGATCCCGCTGCTTGAAACCGAGCTCAAATATTTCTATAACAATTATAAGGACTATTACTATCTTCCTTCAGAAGATCAGGCACTGCATAAGTCTGTTGCACAGTTTGTGGATAAATCCCATAGAGTACAGGCGACGGCTGCCAATTGCTATACCAGAAAGCCGGGGCAGTATCTTATGGAGTGGGATGCAATTTTCTCTCCCGTATTTAAAAAGGATTACGACGATAAGGGTCTTTATTTCGAACTTACGGATGACCTCAAAAAAAGCCGTGCTGCTATGAGTCTTTATGCTGTCCATGTAATGGCGCATGTTATTGAAAGAGCATAA
- a CDS encoding RnfABCDGE type electron transport complex subunit B encodes MMISGVLIATAVVAGAGILIGIILGVADMKLHVDVDEKEQAILEALPGNNCGGCGFPGCSGCAAAIAKGDAPVSQCPVGGPPVAAKISEIMGVDAGDAKRMVAYVHCGGDCDKATQRYEYYGAEDCRVINQVPGAGPKTCTFGCLGGGSCVNVCQFDAIHIVNGIAVVDKEECKACGQCINICPRHLIDLIPYDATESVRCKSQDMGQAVNKYCKVGCIACHICEKNCPSGAITVENNVATIDQDKCTHCGLCAEKCPKKAIQAM; translated from the coding sequence ATTATGATTAGTGGTGTACTCATAGCTACAGCAGTAGTTGCGGGTGCCGGAATTCTTATAGGCATAATTCTTGGCGTAGCGGACATGAAACTGCATGTAGACGTTGATGAGAAAGAACAGGCTATTTTGGAAGCACTTCCGGGAAATAACTGCGGTGGCTGCGGATTCCCCGGATGCTCAGGATGCGCTGCAGCTATAGCAAAGGGGGATGCTCCGGTGAGTCAGTGCCCGGTTGGCGGACCTCCTGTTGCAGCAAAAATATCTGAGATAATGGGTGTAGATGCCGGAGACGCAAAGAGAATGGTCGCATATGTTCATTGTGGCGGTGATTGCGACAAGGCTACTCAGAGATATGAATACTATGGAGCTGAAGATTGCCGTGTTATAAATCAGGTGCCCGGTGCTGGTCCGAAGACCTGTACCTTCGGATGCCTTGGCGGAGGAAGCTGCGTAAATGTATGTCAGTTTGATGCAATTCACATTGTAAACGGAATTGCAGTTGTCGATAAGGAAGAATGTAAAGCCTGCGGACAGTGCATCAATATTTGTCCCAGACATCTTATTGATCTGATTCCTTATGATGCGACAGAATCTGTAAGATGTAAATCACAGGATATGGGTCAGGCTGTAAATAAGTACTGTAAGGTTGGTTGTATCGCCTGTCATATTTGTGAGAAAAATTGTCCATCAGGTGCAATCACTGTAGAAAACAATGTTGCAACAATCGATCAGGACAAGTGTACACATTGCGGACTGTGTGCCGAGAAATGCCCCAAGAAAGCAATTCAGGCTATGTAA